A genomic window from Fibrobacterota bacterium includes:
- a CDS encoding septum formation initiator family protein, with protein sequence MSSGTFPHRPEPQTKRKLPIGRWVAVVSFLFIAYAWTFGPYGVVRQGRTAQDLERLRERNDSLAERIHILQDSLQLLTKDSATISDQARRQGLVLPGEISVRFVDTTSR encoded by the coding sequence ATGAGCTCCGGCACGTTTCCGCATCGCCCCGAGCCGCAGACCAAGCGGAAATTGCCCATCGGCAGATGGGTCGCGGTGGTGTCTTTCCTGTTCATCGCCTATGCGTGGACGTTCGGCCCCTACGGCGTTGTCCGGCAAGGCCGGACCGCCCAGGATCTTGAACGCCTGCGCGAGCGCAACGACTCCTTGGCCGAACGCATCCACATCCTCCAAGACAGCCTGCAACTCCTGACCAAGGATTCCGCGACCATTTCCGACCAAGCCCGCCGCCAAGGACTGGTGCTGCCCGGCGAGATCTCGGTGCGCTTCGTGGACACCACTTCCCGCTGA
- a CDS encoding helix-turn-helix domain-containing protein, whose translation MLTTGQASRLLGVTSQTVINWMESGVLPFVRVGLGRRKVRPEDLQAVIDRNGIPASKLAPELWGMLAGVGRSDEGQMPPYFILESSGRMVHWSNQALERFGWAARDLEGELVSRLEARVPGLPVDLSDLSQPDVGESYRSLLLEIKDRSGQWLPTEVTVSWIHDSRGVVRGSIFMLESPQLAQEVPKRGRPKKPR comes from the coding sequence GTGCTGACCACGGGCCAAGCATCGCGACTGCTGGGAGTCACTTCCCAGACGGTGATCAACTGGATGGAATCCGGTGTTTTGCCGTTTGTACGGGTGGGACTCGGGCGCCGCAAGGTTCGTCCGGAAGACCTCCAGGCGGTGATCGATCGCAACGGCATTCCTGCCTCCAAACTCGCACCGGAACTTTGGGGAATGCTTGCCGGCGTGGGGCGCTCCGACGAAGGGCAAATGCCTCCGTACTTCATCCTGGAGTCGTCGGGCCGGATGGTGCACTGGTCCAACCAGGCCCTGGAGCGATTCGGATGGGCGGCGCGCGATCTGGAGGGCGAACTGGTTTCGCGATTGGAAGCACGGGTGCCCGGGCTTCCGGTGGATCTTTCGGATCTGTCGCAACCGGATGTCGGCGAGAGCTATCGGTCCTTGCTTTTGGAAATCAAGGATCGATCCGGCCAGTGGCTTCCCACGGAGGTCACGGTGTCGTGGATCCACGACTCACGCGGCGTGGTGCGCGGGAGCATCTTCATGTTGGAGTCGCCGCAGTTGGCGCAGGAAGTCCCCAAACGCGGTCGCCCCAAAAAGCCCCGGTAG
- the dprA gene encoding DNA-protecting protein DprA yields MNPAILEFPNAKPLPSKPTVEEESLLHWLALQRIEMIGPIRAQALLESFGSPQGVFLASGEDLSEVHPKLSQGIIRAILAGPDLHWAREQASQAQSIGASILHLEHPEYPQCLRSISSPPPILFVQGTIGLTHPRSVAMVGTRKPCQLGLEAARTFTRIWSRSGLRIVSGLALGIDEQSHQAALDSGGETVAVLGCPLDGLGTRGRGRLAQDISLQGLLVTEHAFDAPVKPGNFVRRNRLISGLSQAVVVVQAPRGSGALITARFALEQDRELFAVPGPAGNEAWEGNFDLLRQGAHLCADAEDLPTTMGWSRPHAQNAPESDSPVVRLLRRGDATAEEIALQLKQPMNRLQGELVLLELSGAIQRVGGGRFALHA; encoded by the coding sequence GTGAACCCCGCTATTCTCGAATTCCCCAACGCCAAACCTCTGCCCTCCAAACCCACTGTGGAGGAGGAATCCTTGCTGCATTGGCTGGCCCTCCAGCGCATCGAGATGATCGGCCCCATCCGCGCGCAGGCACTGCTGGAGTCCTTCGGATCTCCGCAAGGCGTTTTCCTGGCCTCCGGCGAGGATCTCTCGGAGGTGCACCCAAAACTATCCCAGGGCATCATCCGGGCCATCCTCGCTGGTCCGGATCTGCATTGGGCCCGCGAACAAGCCAGCCAGGCCCAGTCCATCGGGGCTTCCATCCTTCATCTGGAGCACCCGGAATACCCGCAGTGCCTACGGAGCATTTCCTCGCCGCCGCCCATTTTGTTCGTGCAAGGCACCATTGGGCTCACCCACCCCCGTTCGGTGGCCATGGTGGGCACGCGCAAGCCCTGCCAGCTTGGCCTGGAGGCGGCACGAACGTTCACGCGCATCTGGAGCCGCTCTGGTTTACGGATCGTTTCCGGCCTTGCTCTCGGGATCGATGAACAATCCCACCAAGCCGCCTTGGACAGCGGCGGAGAGACGGTGGCGGTGCTGGGCTGCCCTTTGGATGGACTGGGCACCCGGGGCCGCGGCAGGCTCGCGCAGGACATTTCCCTGCAAGGGCTCCTGGTGACGGAGCACGCCTTCGATGCTCCGGTCAAGCCGGGGAACTTCGTGCGCCGCAACCGCCTGATCTCTGGACTTTCCCAGGCGGTGGTGGTGGTGCAGGCACCTCGGGGATCGGGTGCCCTGATCACGGCGCGATTCGCCCTGGAGCAGGACCGGGAATTGTTCGCGGTGCCTGGACCGGCCGGAAACGAAGCTTGGGAAGGCAACTTCGATCTGTTGCGCCAAGGTGCCCACTTGTGTGCCGATGCGGAGGATCTCCCGACAACCATGGGCTGGAGTCGCCCGCACGCGCAGAACGCTCCCGAATCGGATTCCCCAGTGGTTAGATTGCTCCGTCGCGGAGACGCCACCGCCGAGGAGATCGCCTTGCAGCTGAAACAACCCATGAACCGCCTCCAAGGCGAACTGGTGCTCCTGGAATTGTCCGGGGCCATCCAGCGTGTGGGCGGTGGAAGGTTCGCGTTGCACGCATGA